A portion of the Stigmatella aurantiaca DW4/3-1 genome contains these proteins:
- a CDS encoding glycosyl hydrolase family 18 protein, with product MAAMVLSLPERQLVRAAFLPLLLLGLGLGSGPACTGDVSLVEETPTSFSMHSQELTGGVFTFQTTSVWSTGYCAQLRLTNTTGAALSQWTVTFELPPGMGITSLYNGQWSAQGQLQTVRDQGWNGPVPVGGTVSFSFCGHHGGTAGTPFNYTLNGTPGSGSPPPPQPPTDTQPPSTVQGLSVVSKTARSVELTWQAASDNVGVTGYEVFQNSAGTAVATPSGTSVSVGGLQPGTAYVFTVKARDAVGNRSAASAPLTVSTEPLAAPKHLVGYFVSWGLYQRQFYAKSLDVSGAAAKLTHVNYAFGRVVNGRCDISAGNPEADYTWSHTAAMSVDGVADAGQPLRGNFNQLKKLKAKYPHLKVLISLGGAEWSTGFSDAVSTAEKRRIFVQSCVDLYIRGNLPGGAGLAAGLFDGIDVDWEFPAVNWGGQPGRPEDTVNFTEMLAEFRRQLDAVRPGLLLTMASGSSEEVFSKIQLNVIPTYLDFITVMTYDMHGGWDPATNFHAALYNQASNPAKARRDSTHEAIQGHLAAGVPPGKLVLGIPFYGRGWQGTQAGALGDGLYQSTAGPARGNWDVTGNSGMFDYYYIKNVLEPLGVKRRHPEAQVPYLYNSATGLWVSYDDPVSVGVKGQYINTQQLAGAMFWDLSSDDAQGSLVAAMKAALSP from the coding sequence GCGTGCACGGGGGATGTTTCCCTGGTGGAAGAGACCCCCACGTCTTTTTCGATGCATTCCCAGGAATTAACGGGGGGCGTTTTCACGTTCCAGACGACATCGGTCTGGTCCACGGGCTACTGCGCGCAGCTTCGCTTGACCAATACCACCGGGGCAGCCCTGTCCCAATGGACGGTGACGTTCGAGCTCCCCCCGGGAATGGGCATCACGTCCTTGTACAATGGTCAGTGGTCCGCCCAGGGGCAACTCCAGACCGTCAGGGACCAGGGGTGGAATGGCCCGGTGCCCGTGGGGGGGACGGTCTCCTTCTCTTTCTGTGGCCACCATGGGGGCACGGCCGGGACGCCGTTCAATTACACGCTCAATGGCACGCCGGGCTCGGGAAGCCCCCCGCCGCCCCAGCCTCCTACCGATACGCAGCCGCCCTCGACGGTGCAGGGATTGAGCGTCGTGAGCAAGACGGCGCGCAGCGTCGAGCTGACATGGCAGGCCGCCTCCGACAATGTCGGCGTCACCGGCTATGAAGTGTTTCAGAACAGCGCTGGCACCGCCGTTGCCACCCCTTCGGGCACCAGCGTGAGCGTGGGGGGGCTTCAACCGGGCACGGCCTATGTCTTTACCGTGAAGGCGCGCGACGCCGTGGGCAACCGTTCCGCCGCCAGCGCGCCGCTCACGGTGAGCACCGAGCCGCTGGCGGCGCCCAAGCACCTGGTGGGCTATTTCGTCAGTTGGGGACTCTATCAAAGGCAGTTCTATGCGAAGAGCCTGGACGTCAGTGGGGCGGCCGCGAAGCTGACCCACGTGAACTATGCCTTTGGCCGGGTGGTGAATGGCCGGTGTGACATCTCGGCGGGAAACCCCGAGGCGGACTACACCTGGTCGCACACGGCGGCGATGAGCGTGGATGGGGTGGCGGATGCCGGTCAGCCGCTCCGGGGGAACTTCAACCAGCTCAAGAAGCTCAAGGCGAAGTACCCTCATCTCAAGGTGTTGATCTCCCTGGGGGGGGCGGAGTGGTCGACGGGTTTCTCCGATGCGGTCAGCACGGCGGAGAAGCGGCGAATCTTCGTCCAGTCCTGCGTTGACCTCTATATCCGTGGAAACCTGCCGGGGGGGGCCGGGTTGGCGGCAGGCCTCTTCGATGGCATCGACGTGGACTGGGAGTTTCCCGCGGTGAACTGGGGCGGCCAGCCGGGGCGCCCCGAGGACACGGTGAACTTCACCGAGATGTTGGCTGAGTTCCGCCGCCAGCTCGATGCCGTCCGGCCCGGGCTCTTGTTGACCATGGCCTCGGGTTCATCCGAGGAGGTGTTCTCGAAGATTCAGCTCAACGTCATTCCCACGTATCTCGATTTCATCACCGTGATGACGTACGACATGCACGGAGGGTGGGATCCAGCCACGAATTTCCACGCGGCGCTCTACAATCAGGCCTCCAACCCAGCAAAAGCCCGGCGCGACAGCACGCACGAGGCGATTCAGGGGCACCTGGCCGCGGGCGTTCCTCCGGGCAAACTCGTGCTGGGGATTCCTTTCTACGGCCGGGGCTGGCAAGGCACCCAGGCCGGGGCCCTGGGCGATGGGCTTTACCAGTCCACCGCCGGCCCGGCCCGGGGGAATTGGGACGTGACCGGCAACTCGGGCATGTTCGATTACTACTACATCAAGAATGTCTTGGAGCCCTTGGGGGTGAAACGCCGCCACCCGGAGGCGCAGGTGCCCTACCTCTACAACTCCGCCACGGGGCTCTGGGTGAGCTATGACGATCCCGTCTCGGTCGGTGTGAAGGGGCAATACATCAACACCCAGCAGTTGGCGGGCGCCATGTTCTGGGACTTGAGCAGCGACGATGCCCAGGGTTCGCTGGTCGCGGCGATGAAGGCGGCCCTGAGCCCGTAG